One window of Acropora palmata chromosome 1, jaAcrPala1.3, whole genome shotgun sequence genomic DNA carries:
- the LOC141874271 gene encoding uncharacterized protein LOC141874271 — protein MLPKYVGSLTAEFRENYSRRTTKMNPLWKIFIMLLLLTRTARPGPLAYGICQTGYNTVWVACVAAAGGVAGVSTGGAGVPASILACNSAQGVCMAACVAAGLLPTPVVDHTVFLRYQARRMTRYLDS, from the coding sequence ttTAGAGAGAACTATTCAAGAAGAACAACGAAGATGAATCCACTTTGGAAGATTTTCATCATGTTGCTCCTGTTAACTAGAACAGCTCGTCCAGGTCCACTGGCCTATGGAATTTGTCAAACTGGATACAACACAGTTTGGGTGGCCTGTGTAGCTGCGGCAGGGGGAGTGGCGGGTGTCTCCACCGGAGGTGCAGGAGTTCCCGCATCTATCCTGGCGTGTAATTCTGCCCAGGGGGTTTGTATGGCGGCTTGCGTTGCTGCTGGTCTCTTGCCGACTCCTGTAGTTGATCATACTGTGTTTTTGCGTTACCAAGCAAGGCGCATGACCCGTTATTTGGATAGCTAA